Proteins encoded in a region of the Vicia villosa cultivar HV-30 ecotype Madison, WI linkage group LG5, Vvil1.0, whole genome shotgun sequence genome:
- the LOC131601987 gene encoding pentatricopeptide repeat-containing protein At3g04760, chloroplastic-like isoform X1, protein MTTLSTEFLSHTLNFRNHPNRTSRHSNPNSIKQGNTNNRTTRINQEQFRVNETRPKLVQNCDFQDINSIKALNKSCKLGKYDESLYLLQHMVNRGYKPDVFLCTQLIKGFFNSKKIEKAIQVMEILEKHGEPNVFAYNTVLNGFCKADRVDAANKVFDKMKKRGLAPNVVTYSILIGSLCKRGKLDLALKVMDQLLKDNCRPDVIIYTILIEATITQGGIDEAMKLLDEMLSRGIRPNASTYRIVVSGMCREGMLDRAFEYLSSISSKGCAAGVNTYNILLKSLLNEGKWEAGESLMSDMLDKGCEPCVVTYNTLIGSLCRDGKIDEAENVLKIMKKRGLAPNVVTYNILIGNLCQRGKLDLALRVMDQLLKDNCRPDVITYTILIKATITEGGIDEAMKLLDEMLSRGLQPDAYTYNVVVNGMCREGMLDRAIEYLDKMISDRRLPYTFYYNSILFSLCKNGNVGEALRIFEKASEVGCPPDASSYNTLFGALWSSGNKIRALWMILEMLSKGVDPNEITYNSLISCLCRDGLVDQAIELLVDMIESRKFQPTVNNYNAVIRGLCKVQRVIDAIEVLDAMNKRGCLPNETTYTLLIRGIGFGGLRNDAMELANSLVNMDAISEDSFKRLNRTFSVIDAHKELAISE, encoded by the coding sequence ATGACAACACTATCAACTGAATTCTTGTCACACACTCTCAATTTTAGAAACCACCCAAACCGCACCTCTCGGCATTCAAATCCCAACTCCATCAAACAAGGCAACACTAATAACCGAACAACAAGAATCAACCAAGAACAATTCAGGGTTAATGAAACAAGGCCAAAACTTGTTCAAAATTGCGACTTTCAAGACATTAATTCCATCAAAGCTCTCAACAAGTCATGCAAATTAGGTAAATACGATGAGTCTCTCTACttacttcagcacatggttaatAGGGGTTATAAACCTGATGTTTTTCTTTGCACACAATTGATTAAGGGTTTTTTCAATTCTAAGAAAATCGAGAAAGCTATTCAAGTTATGGAGATTTTGGAAAAGCACGGTGAGCCTAATGTTTTCGCTTATAATACTGTTCTAAATGGGTTTTGTAAAGCTGATAGAGTTGATGCTGCTAATAAGgtgtttgataaaatgaaaaagaGAGGTTTGGCTCCTAATGTTGTTACTTATAGTATTCTTATTGGGAGTCTTTGTAAGAGGGGTAAACTTGATTTGGCTTTAAAGGTTATGGATCAGTTGTTGAAAGATAATTGTAGGCCAGATGTTataatttatactattttgattGAAGCAACTATTACTCAAGGTGGTATTGATGAAGCTATGAAGCTTTTAGATGAGATGTTGTCGAGAGGGATTCGACCTAATGCTTCTACTTATAGAATTGTTGTTAGTGGTATGTGTAGAGAAGGGATGTTGGATAGAGCTTTTGAGTATCTTAGTAGTATAAGTAGTAAGGGCTGTGCAGCTGGTGTGAATacttataatattttgttgaagAGTCTTTTGAATGAAGGGAAATGGGAAGCTGGGGAGAGTTTGATGTCGGATATGTTGGATAAAGGTTGTGAGCCATGTGTTGTGACATATAACACATTGATTGGTTCGCTTTGTCGTGATGGTAAAATTGATGAGGCTGAGAATGTGTTGAAGATTATGAAGAAGAGAGGTTTGGCTCCTAATGTTGTTACTTATAATATTCTTATTGGGAATCTTTGTCAGAGGGGTAAACTTGATTTGGCTTTAAGGGTTATGGATCAGTTGTTGAAAGATAATTGTAGGCCAGATGTTATAACTTATACTATTTTGATTAAAGCAACTATTACTGAAGGTGGTATCGACGAAGCTATGAAGCTTTTGGATGAGATGTTGTCGAGAGGGCTTCAACCTGATGCGTATACTTACAATGTTGTTGTTAATGGTATGTGTAGAGAAGGGATGTTGGATAGAGCTATTGAGTATTTGGATAAAATGATATCAGATCGTCGTTTGCCTTATACTTTTTACTATAACTCGATCTTGTTTTCTCTGTGTAAGAATGGAAATGTTGGTGAGGCTTTGCGCATCTTTGAGAAGGCCAGTGAAGTGGGTTGTCCTCCAGATGCAAGTTCTTATAATACATTGTTTGGTGCATTGTGGAGCAGCGGCAATAAAATTAGAGCGTTATGGATGATTCTAGAGATGTTAAGCAAAGGCGTTGATCCTAATGAGATCACCTATAATTCACTTATTTCTTGCTTGTGCAGAGATGGATTGGTGGATCAGGCAATTGAGTTGCTGGTTGACATGATAGAGAGTCGCAAGTTTCAGCCTACTGTTAATAATTACAATGCTGTTATTCGTGGATTGTGCAAGGTGCAAAGAGTCATAGATGCTATTGAGGTGCTTGATGCTATGAATAAGAGAGGATGCTTGCCAAATGAAACAACCTACACATTGTTGATCCGAGGGATTGGTTTTGGAGGATTGCGAAATGACGCTATGGAGTTGGCTAACTCACTTGTTAACATGGATGCTATTTCAGAAGATTCATTCAAACGTTTGAATAGAACGTTTTCTGTGATTGATGCGCACAAAGAGCTTGCAATATCTGAATGA
- the LOC131601987 gene encoding pentatricopeptide repeat-containing protein At3g04760, chloroplastic-like isoform X2, translated as MEILEKHGEPNVFAYNTVLNGFCKADRVDAANKVFDKMKKRGLAPNVVTYSILIGSLCKRGKLDLALKVMDQLLKDNCRPDVIIYTILIEATITQGGIDEAMKLLDEMLSRGIRPNASTYRIVVSGMCREGMLDRAFEYLSSISSKGCAAGVNTYNILLKSLLNEGKWEAGESLMSDMLDKGCEPCVVTYNTLIGSLCRDGKIDEAENVLKIMKKRGLAPNVVTYNILIGNLCQRGKLDLALRVMDQLLKDNCRPDVITYTILIKATITEGGIDEAMKLLDEMLSRGLQPDAYTYNVVVNGMCREGMLDRAIEYLDKMISDRRLPYTFYYNSILFSLCKNGNVGEALRIFEKASEVGCPPDASSYNTLFGALWSSGNKIRALWMILEMLSKGVDPNEITYNSLISCLCRDGLVDQAIELLVDMIESRKFQPTVNNYNAVIRGLCKVQRVIDAIEVLDAMNKRGCLPNETTYTLLIRGIGFGGLRNDAMELANSLVNMDAISEDSFKRLNRTFSVIDAHKELAISE; from the coding sequence ATGGAGATTTTGGAAAAGCACGGTGAGCCTAATGTTTTCGCTTATAATACTGTTCTAAATGGGTTTTGTAAAGCTGATAGAGTTGATGCTGCTAATAAGgtgtttgataaaatgaaaaagaGAGGTTTGGCTCCTAATGTTGTTACTTATAGTATTCTTATTGGGAGTCTTTGTAAGAGGGGTAAACTTGATTTGGCTTTAAAGGTTATGGATCAGTTGTTGAAAGATAATTGTAGGCCAGATGTTataatttatactattttgattGAAGCAACTATTACTCAAGGTGGTATTGATGAAGCTATGAAGCTTTTAGATGAGATGTTGTCGAGAGGGATTCGACCTAATGCTTCTACTTATAGAATTGTTGTTAGTGGTATGTGTAGAGAAGGGATGTTGGATAGAGCTTTTGAGTATCTTAGTAGTATAAGTAGTAAGGGCTGTGCAGCTGGTGTGAATacttataatattttgttgaagAGTCTTTTGAATGAAGGGAAATGGGAAGCTGGGGAGAGTTTGATGTCGGATATGTTGGATAAAGGTTGTGAGCCATGTGTTGTGACATATAACACATTGATTGGTTCGCTTTGTCGTGATGGTAAAATTGATGAGGCTGAGAATGTGTTGAAGATTATGAAGAAGAGAGGTTTGGCTCCTAATGTTGTTACTTATAATATTCTTATTGGGAATCTTTGTCAGAGGGGTAAACTTGATTTGGCTTTAAGGGTTATGGATCAGTTGTTGAAAGATAATTGTAGGCCAGATGTTATAACTTATACTATTTTGATTAAAGCAACTATTACTGAAGGTGGTATCGACGAAGCTATGAAGCTTTTGGATGAGATGTTGTCGAGAGGGCTTCAACCTGATGCGTATACTTACAATGTTGTTGTTAATGGTATGTGTAGAGAAGGGATGTTGGATAGAGCTATTGAGTATTTGGATAAAATGATATCAGATCGTCGTTTGCCTTATACTTTTTACTATAACTCGATCTTGTTTTCTCTGTGTAAGAATGGAAATGTTGGTGAGGCTTTGCGCATCTTTGAGAAGGCCAGTGAAGTGGGTTGTCCTCCAGATGCAAGTTCTTATAATACATTGTTTGGTGCATTGTGGAGCAGCGGCAATAAAATTAGAGCGTTATGGATGATTCTAGAGATGTTAAGCAAAGGCGTTGATCCTAATGAGATCACCTATAATTCACTTATTTCTTGCTTGTGCAGAGATGGATTGGTGGATCAGGCAATTGAGTTGCTGGTTGACATGATAGAGAGTCGCAAGTTTCAGCCTACTGTTAATAATTACAATGCTGTTATTCGTGGATTGTGCAAGGTGCAAAGAGTCATAGATGCTATTGAGGTGCTTGATGCTATGAATAAGAGAGGATGCTTGCCAAATGAAACAACCTACACATTGTTGATCCGAGGGATTGGTTTTGGAGGATTGCGAAATGACGCTATGGAGTTGGCTAACTCACTTGTTAACATGGATGCTATTTCAGAAGATTCATTCAAACGTTTGAATAGAACGTTTTCTGTGATTGATGCGCACAAAGAGCTTGCAATATCTGAATGA